One window of the Granulicella arctica genome contains the following:
- a CDS encoding tetratricopeptide repeat protein translates to MDKIAAFHEILQLDPNNAFARYGLAMEHIAQGSTDQGLVEFTSLIALNPDYVPAYQMSAQTLAKLSRTEEALARLHEGIGAANRTGNQHALAEMEGLREELTSL, encoded by the coding sequence ATGGACAAGATTGCCGCCTTTCACGAGATTTTGCAGCTCGACCCGAACAACGCTTTTGCACGGTACGGCCTCGCCATGGAGCATATTGCGCAGGGCAGCACGGATCAGGGTCTGGTGGAGTTTACCAGCCTGATCGCTTTGAATCCTGATTACGTTCCGGCGTACCAGATGTCTGCGCAGACGCTTGCCAAGTTGAGCCGGACGGAGGAGGCGCTGGCACGTCTGCACGAAGGGATTGGTGCGGCAAATCGCACTGGCAACCAGCATGCGCTTGCCGAGATGGAAGGGCTGCGCGAAGAGCTGACAAGCTTGTAA
- a CDS encoding Mrp/NBP35 family ATP-binding protein gives MGHMGAGAPQGPQPLPGVAHVVAVGSGKGGVGKTTVAVNLAVSLGKLGYKVGLIDADIYGPNVPMMLGATRQPNVVGENRIEPLLAHGVKFISVGLISPGDKPMMMRGPMLHQIIKQFLTQVEWGELDFLVVDLPPGTGDVVISLVQTVPLTGAVVVSTGSGVALQDARKALEMFHQVKVEVIGLVENMSQMTLPNGEVVDVFGAGGTERTAAEFGLPFLGALDMDPKIRIGGDRGMPVTLAGPESASVKAFYDVARKVAARSMEISEQDEDVLEIS, from the coding sequence ATGGGACATATGGGAGCAGGAGCGCCGCAGGGACCACAGCCGTTGCCGGGTGTGGCGCATGTTGTGGCGGTTGGTAGCGGTAAGGGTGGCGTTGGCAAGACGACGGTTGCAGTGAACCTAGCCGTTTCGCTGGGCAAGCTGGGGTATAAGGTCGGGCTGATCGACGCGGATATCTACGGGCCGAATGTGCCGATGATGCTGGGCGCGACGCGGCAGCCGAATGTTGTGGGCGAGAACCGGATCGAGCCGCTGCTGGCGCATGGGGTGAAGTTTATTTCGGTTGGGCTGATCTCGCCGGGCGACAAGCCGATGATGATGCGCGGACCGATGCTGCACCAGATCATCAAGCAGTTCCTGACGCAGGTGGAATGGGGCGAGCTGGACTTTCTGGTCGTCGATCTGCCTCCGGGCACGGGTGATGTGGTGATCTCGCTTGTCCAGACGGTTCCGTTGACAGGCGCTGTGGTGGTGTCGACTGGGTCGGGCGTGGCGTTGCAGGACGCGCGAAAGGCGCTTGAGATGTTCCACCAGGTGAAGGTGGAGGTGATCGGGCTGGTGGAGAATATGTCACAGATGACGCTGCCGAACGGTGAGGTGGTTGACGTGTTTGGTGCGGGCGGGACGGAGCGAACGGCTGCCGAATTTGGACTGCCGTTTCTGGGAGCGCTGGATATGGACCCGAAGATTCGGATTGGCGGCGATCGCGGGATGCCGGTGACGCTGGCTGGGCCGGAGTCGGCTTCGGTGAAGGCGTTTTATGATGTGGCACGCAAGGTTGCGGCGAGGTCGATGGAGATCTCGGAGCAGGACGAGGATGTGCTCGAAATTAGCTAG
- a CDS encoding acyl-CoA thioesterase, with translation MSEEIVSRTVVESQSERSEIVFPADSNALGNLFGGRLMQYIDLVGAMAASRHARAITVTASMDHLDFVAPVRVGELLILKASVNRAFRTSMEVGVRAMVEDVREQKLRHVSSAYLTFVAVDQHGQRLVVPQVVPETDHQKRRYEDAGRRREMRSGETQRKKEMRAALPGGFHI, from the coding sequence ATGAGCGAAGAGATCGTATCTCGGACGGTGGTTGAGTCGCAGTCGGAGCGGAGTGAGATCGTGTTTCCGGCAGACTCAAATGCGCTGGGGAACCTGTTCGGCGGACGGCTGATGCAGTATATCGACCTGGTGGGGGCGATGGCGGCGAGTCGTCACGCGCGGGCGATCACGGTGACGGCGAGCATGGATCATCTCGACTTTGTGGCACCGGTGCGGGTTGGGGAGTTGTTGATCCTGAAGGCTAGTGTGAATCGTGCGTTTCGGACCTCCATGGAGGTCGGTGTGCGGGCCATGGTGGAAGATGTGCGCGAGCAGAAGCTGCGGCATGTTTCTTCGGCGTACCTGACGTTTGTGGCCGTGGATCAACATGGGCAGCGCCTGGTGGTGCCGCAGGTTGTTCCGGAGACGGACCACCAGAAGCGGCGATATGAGGATGCGGGGCGGCGGCGCGAGATGCGGTCGGGCGAGACGCAGCGTAAGAAGGAGATGCGGGCGGCGCTGCCGGGCGGATTCCATATTTGA